From the Streptomyces syringium genome, one window contains:
- the efeU gene encoding iron uptake transporter permease EfeU: MFGNYLIGLREGLEASLVVCILVAYLVKTGRRDALLPIWLGIGAAVLLSMAFGALLQFGSRTMTFEAQELLGGSLSIVAVCLVTWMVFWMRRTARHLKRELHGKLDAALAMGTTALVVTAFLAVGREGLETALFIWTAVEATDDGVRPLVGAVLGLLTAVVLGWLFYRGAVRINLAKFFTWTGAMLIVVAAGVLAYGFHDLQEAEFLPGLHDRAFDVSDQIPSDSWYGTLLKGIFNFQPDPTWVQVAVWSLYLVPTLVFFFAPGRVAPSQAAPKESKRDETPVAPSTVHSSGGDDAADGDRMHDGARRTGDHPVGEQG, encoded by the coding sequence GTGTTCGGCAACTACCTGATCGGCCTGCGCGAGGGGCTGGAGGCCAGCCTGGTCGTCTGCATTCTCGTCGCCTACCTGGTGAAGACCGGGCGCCGGGACGCGCTGTTGCCCATCTGGCTCGGCATCGGCGCCGCCGTGCTGCTCAGCATGGCCTTCGGGGCACTGCTGCAGTTCGGCTCCCGGACCATGACCTTCGAGGCGCAGGAGCTGCTGGGCGGCTCGCTGTCGATCGTCGCGGTCTGCCTGGTGACGTGGATGGTCTTCTGGATGCGGCGCACCGCGCGGCATCTGAAGCGGGAGCTGCACGGCAAGCTGGACGCGGCACTGGCGATGGGCACGACCGCCCTGGTCGTCACGGCGTTCCTGGCGGTGGGCCGCGAGGGCCTGGAGACCGCGCTGTTCATCTGGACCGCGGTGGAGGCCACGGACGACGGTGTGCGGCCGCTGGTCGGCGCGGTCCTGGGGCTGCTCACCGCGGTGGTGCTGGGCTGGCTGTTCTACCGCGGCGCGGTCCGCATCAACCTGGCGAAGTTCTTCACGTGGACCGGTGCGATGCTCATCGTCGTGGCGGCGGGCGTGCTCGCCTACGGCTTCCACGATCTGCAGGAGGCGGAGTTCCTGCCGGGGCTGCACGACCGGGCCTTCGACGTCAGCGACCAGATCCCGAGCGACAGCTGGTACGGCACGCTGCTCAAGGGCATCTTCAACTTCCAGCCGGACCCGACGTGGGTCCAGGTCGCGGTGTGGTCGCTGTATCTGGTCCCCACCCTTGTCTTCTTCTTCGCCCCGGGTAGGGTTGCGCCGTCCCAAGCAGCCCCCAAGGAGTCGAAGCGCGATGAGACGCCGGTTGCCCCGTCGACTGTTCACAGCTCTGGCGGCGACGACGCTGCTGACGGCGACCGGATGCATGACGGTGCACGGCGAAC
- the efeO gene encoding iron uptake system protein EfeO, which translates to MRVLRSSVVAAVSAVAALTAVSGCAEKSDTEGSDAIKVTASDDACEVSKTSFPAGHVKLAVKNKGDKVTEVYVYAPGDRIVTERENIGPGTKVEIAAEIKAGSYEIACKPGMKGDGIRQKVTATGGGAPKKRDPELDKAVAEYRKYVLAQAEETIPAAQKFVDAVKKDDLDEAKKLYAPSRVGWERTEPVAESFGDIDPKVDVREDGLEKGQKWTGWHKLEKSLWDAKKITEDDKKLADQLMADLKDWQKRVGTADITPTSMANGAKELLDEVATGKVTGEEERYSHTDLVDFHANVEGAEKSYELLKPVAAKNDAALTKELDKQFAALKKLLDEYREGDGFKSYDTDTVGKDDRKKLSDAVNALAEPLSKLAAAVAK; encoded by the coding sequence ATGCGCGTCCTCCGCTCCTCCGTCGTCGCCGCCGTCTCGGCCGTGGCGGCCCTGACCGCCGTGTCCGGCTGCGCCGAGAAGTCGGACACCGAGGGATCCGACGCGATCAAGGTCACGGCCTCCGACGACGCGTGCGAGGTCTCCAAGACCTCCTTCCCGGCCGGCCATGTGAAGCTCGCCGTCAAGAACAAGGGCGACAAGGTCACCGAGGTCTACGTCTACGCCCCCGGCGACCGCATCGTGACCGAGCGCGAGAACATAGGCCCCGGCACCAAGGTGGAGATCGCCGCCGAGATCAAGGCCGGCTCCTACGAGATCGCGTGCAAGCCCGGCATGAAGGGCGACGGCATCCGGCAGAAGGTCACCGCCACCGGCGGCGGTGCGCCGAAGAAGCGCGACCCGGAGCTGGACAAGGCCGTCGCGGAGTACCGCAAGTACGTCCTGGCGCAGGCCGAGGAGACGATCCCCGCCGCCCAGAAGTTCGTCGACGCGGTCAAGAAGGACGACCTCGACGAGGCGAAGAAGCTCTACGCCCCCTCCCGCGTCGGCTGGGAGCGCACCGAGCCGGTCGCCGAGTCCTTCGGCGACATCGACCCGAAGGTCGACGTGCGCGAGGACGGCCTGGAGAAGGGCCAGAAGTGGACCGGCTGGCACAAGCTGGAGAAGTCCCTGTGGGACGCCAAGAAGATCACTGAGGACGACAAGAAGCTGGCCGACCAGCTGATGGCCGACCTCAAGGACTGGCAGAAGCGCGTCGGCACCGCCGACATCACCCCGACCAGCATGGCCAACGGCGCCAAGGAGCTGCTGGACGAGGTGGCCACCGGCAAGGTGACCGGCGAGGAGGAGCGCTACAGCCACACCGACCTGGTCGACTTCCACGCCAACGTGGAGGGCGCCGAGAAGTCCTACGAACTGCTCAAGCCGGTCGCCGCGAAGAACGACGCGGCGCTCACCAAGGAGCTGGACAAGCAGTTCGCCGCGCTGAAGAAGCTGCTCGACGAGTACCGCGAGGGTGACGGCTTCAAGTCCTACGACACCGACACCGTCGGCAAGGACGACCGCAAGAAGCTCTCCGACGCGGTCAACGCGCTCGCCGAGCCGCTGTCCAAGCTCGCCGCCGCCGTCGCCAAGTAG
- the efeB gene encoding iron uptake transporter deferrochelatase/peroxidase subunit, translated as MPEETTAETTAETTAKSGAAPSRRSLLGWGGAGLALGAVAAGGTAAALRTGGDAQPAALSGDAVPFHGTHQAGIATAVQDRLHFAAFDVTTGDRAALIALLKEWTAAAALMTAGHEVGEGTAGTQPEAPPDDTGEALGLKPSRLTLTFGIGPGLFEKDGKDRFGLKSRRPKALIDLPVFPGDNLDAARSGGDLCVQACADDPQVAVHAIRNLARIGMGKVAIRWSQLGFGKTSSTTPDAQTPRNMLGFKDGTRNISGTDTEALARHVWVGEKDGPEWMVDGSYLVARRIRMHIETWDRTSLKEQEDIFGRDKVEGAPQGKQRERDEPNLKAMLPDAHVRLAHPDSNGGATILRRGYSFTDGTDGLGRLDAGLFFLAYQRDVRDGFVPVQTRLSRSDALNEYIQHVGSAVFAVPPGVRDKGDWWGKALFS; from the coding sequence ATGCCGGAAGAGACCACTGCGGAAACCACGGCGGAGACCACCGCGAAGTCCGGGGCGGCGCCCTCGCGCCGCTCGCTGCTCGGCTGGGGCGGTGCCGGGCTCGCGCTCGGCGCCGTCGCCGCCGGCGGCACCGCGGCCGCGCTGCGCACCGGCGGCGACGCCCAGCCGGCCGCCCTGAGCGGTGACGCGGTGCCTTTCCACGGCACCCACCAGGCGGGCATCGCCACGGCCGTTCAGGACCGGCTGCACTTCGCCGCGTTCGACGTGACGACCGGCGACCGTGCCGCGCTGATCGCCCTGCTCAAGGAGTGGACCGCGGCCGCCGCGCTCATGACCGCCGGGCACGAGGTCGGCGAGGGCACGGCCGGCACCCAGCCGGAGGCACCGCCGGACGACACCGGCGAGGCGCTCGGCCTCAAGCCCTCCCGGCTGACGCTGACCTTCGGCATCGGGCCCGGCCTCTTCGAGAAGGACGGCAAGGACCGCTTCGGGCTGAAGTCCCGGCGGCCGAAGGCCCTGATCGACCTGCCCGTCTTCCCCGGCGACAACCTCGACGCGGCCCGCAGCGGCGGCGACCTGTGCGTCCAGGCCTGCGCGGACGACCCGCAGGTCGCGGTGCACGCGATCCGCAACCTCGCCCGGATCGGCATGGGCAAGGTCGCCATCCGCTGGTCGCAGCTCGGCTTCGGCAAGACGTCCTCGACGACGCCCGACGCACAGACCCCGCGCAACATGCTGGGCTTCAAGGACGGCACCCGGAACATCTCGGGCACCGACACCGAGGCCCTCGCCCGGCACGTCTGGGTCGGCGAGAAGGACGGACCCGAGTGGATGGTCGACGGGTCCTACCTCGTCGCCCGCCGCATCCGGATGCACATCGAGACCTGGGACCGCACCTCGCTCAAGGAGCAGGAGGACATCTTCGGCCGCGACAAGGTCGAGGGTGCCCCGCAGGGCAAGCAGCGCGAGCGCGACGAGCCGAACCTCAAGGCGATGCTCCCGGACGCGCATGTGCGCCTCGCCCACCCCGACAGCAACGGCGGGGCGACGATCCTGCGCCGCGGCTACTCCTTCACCGACGGCACGGACGGGCTGGGCCGGCTGGACGCGGGCCTGTTCTTCCTGGCCTACCAGCGCGATGTGCGCGACGGCTTCGTACCGGTGCAGACCCGCCTCTCGCGGAGCGACGCGCTCAACGAGTACATCCAGCACGTGGGTTCGGCGGTCTTCGCCGTGCCACCGGGCGTCCGCGACAAGGGCGACTGGTGGGGCAAGGCGCTCTTCTCGTGA